A single genomic interval of Nonomuraea rubra harbors:
- a CDS encoding uracil-xanthine permease family protein: MALGWKVHGDGKRLTPGEVVKPDERLSWPRMVGIGAQHVIAMFGATFVFPLVMGLDANLAVMMSGVATILFLLIVKGKVPSYVGSSASFVGAVVAIRAAGGGDATVTGALLVVGLVLAACGFAIHKLGVGVIHRVFPPIVTGGVVMLIGFGMAYVAADVYWPKDPWVALLTMAATFVFIGVFKGFLGRIGVLLGLVFGFLLSWAWDLVGGPITAPDDSGRVTEHFRVSLEAVAQADWIGLPSLHGPVFEVSAIVLVLPVVIALIAENVGHVKAVGEMTGADVDAYMGRAVMADGVGTVVATSVGGSATTTYAENIGVMAATKVYSTAAYYIAAVIAILFGLCPKFGALIAATPGGVLGGVTTILYGMIGLLGAKIWIENKVNLSEPGNLVPTGAGIICAIGPVAFPITDTFALSGIALGTIVLLVGYHLLRAVRR; the protein is encoded by the coding sequence GTGGCGCTGGGGTGGAAGGTGCACGGCGATGGGAAGCGCCTGACGCCGGGTGAGGTGGTCAAGCCGGACGAGCGGCTGAGCTGGCCCAGGATGGTGGGCATCGGGGCGCAGCACGTGATCGCGATGTTCGGCGCGACGTTTGTCTTCCCGCTGGTCATGGGCCTGGACGCGAACCTCGCCGTGATGATGTCCGGCGTCGCGACGATCCTGTTCCTGCTGATCGTGAAGGGCAAGGTGCCCAGCTACGTCGGGTCGAGCGCGTCCTTCGTCGGCGCCGTCGTGGCGATCAGGGCGGCCGGGGGAGGCGACGCGACCGTCACCGGGGCGCTGCTCGTCGTCGGGCTGGTGCTGGCCGCGTGCGGGTTCGCCATCCACAAGCTGGGCGTCGGCGTCATCCACCGGGTGTTCCCGCCGATCGTGACCGGCGGGGTGGTGATGCTCATCGGGTTCGGGATGGCGTACGTGGCGGCGGACGTCTACTGGCCGAAGGACCCGTGGGTGGCGCTGCTGACGATGGCGGCCACGTTCGTCTTCATCGGGGTGTTCAAGGGCTTCCTCGGCCGGATCGGCGTGCTGCTCGGGCTCGTCTTCGGGTTCCTGCTGTCCTGGGCCTGGGACCTCGTGGGCGGGCCGATCACGGCGCCCGACGACAGCGGCCGGGTGACCGAGCACTTCCGGGTGAGCCTGGAAGCGGTGGCGCAGGCCGACTGGATCGGGCTGCCGTCGCTGCACGGGCCCGTGTTCGAGGTGTCGGCCATCGTGCTGGTGCTGCCCGTGGTGATCGCGCTGATCGCCGAGAACGTCGGGCACGTCAAGGCCGTCGGCGAGATGACCGGCGCCGACGTCGACGCCTACATGGGACGGGCTGTCATGGCCGACGGCGTCGGCACCGTCGTGGCCACCTCCGTGGGCGGCTCCGCGACGACCACGTACGCCGAGAACATCGGCGTCATGGCGGCCACCAAGGTGTACTCGACCGCCGCCTACTACATCGCGGCCGTCATCGCGATCCTGTTCGGGCTCTGCCCCAAGTTCGGCGCGCTCATCGCGGCCACGCCCGGCGGGGTGCTGGGCGGCGTGACGACCATCCTGTACGGCATGATCGGCCTGCTCGGCGCCAAGATCTGGATCGAGAACAAGGTCAACCTGTCCGAGCCGGGCAACCTCGTGCCGACCGGCGCCGGCATCATCTGCGCCATCGGCCCCGTCGCCTTCCCGATCACCGACACCTTCGCGCTCAGCGGCATCGCGCTCGGCACGATCGTGCTGCTCGTCGGCTACCACCTGCTCCGCGCCGTACGGCGGTAG
- a CDS encoding RNA-binding S4 domain-containing protein — protein sequence MESLEFELRDEYIPLCDLLKYCGITETGGMAKQLIDEGFVQVDGEVELRKRAKIRAGQVVSGDGFEIHVA from the coding sequence GTGGAATCACTGGAATTCGAGCTGCGCGACGAGTACATCCCGCTGTGCGACCTGCTGAAGTACTGCGGCATCACCGAGACCGGCGGGATGGCCAAGCAGCTCATCGACGAGGGCTTCGTCCAGGTGGACGGCGAGGTGGAGCTGCGCAAGCGCGCCAAGATCAGGGCGGGGCAGGTGGTCAGCGGCGACGGGTTCGAGATCCACGTCGCCTAG
- a CDS encoding DUF1116 domain-containing protein — translation MTSLLTSSPRVITVGAGLLDEALRAQAVPTAPVAWRPPLPGTAEALATVLADPRRQAANELAVGRLTSARPHLVGVRRASELLGADTFLHAGPPITWERASGPMRGALIGAMLLEGRAADEHEAADRLAAGAVVLRPCHEHGAVGPMAGVVSPSMWLFEVRDDEHGGTAYCSLNEGLGKVLRYGAYGPEVLDRLRWMDRVLGPALAATLERTGPIDLRSLIAQALQMGDELHNRNRAATSLLLRELAPAVVEAAPGAAAGVLRFVNGNDHFFLNLGMAAAKAATDAARDVPGSSLVVAMARNGTDFGVQVSGLGGRWFTGPAGVPDGLYLGSYGPQDANPDIGDSTITETSGLGGFAMAASPAIVRFVGGEVADAVRATRSMYEITLAEHPVYQIPGLGFRGTPVGIDVTLVARTGLLPVVNTGIAGRIAGTGQVGAGLVEPPAEAFTSALLALAEAHK, via the coding sequence ATGACCTCACTGCTGACCTCCTCCCCGCGCGTGATCACCGTCGGCGCGGGCCTGCTCGACGAGGCGCTGCGCGCGCAGGCCGTGCCGACGGCCCCGGTCGCCTGGCGCCCGCCCCTGCCCGGCACCGCCGAGGCCCTGGCCACGGTGCTGGCGGACCCGCGCCGCCAGGCGGCCAACGAGCTGGCCGTGGGCAGGCTGACCTCGGCCCGCCCGCACCTGGTGGGCGTGCGGCGCGCCTCGGAGCTGCTCGGCGCGGACACGTTCCTGCACGCGGGCCCGCCCATCACCTGGGAGCGCGCCTCGGGCCCGATGCGCGGCGCGCTGATCGGCGCCATGCTCCTGGAGGGCAGGGCCGCGGACGAGCACGAGGCCGCGGACAGGCTGGCGGCGGGCGCGGTCGTGCTGCGCCCCTGCCACGAGCACGGGGCGGTGGGCCCGATGGCGGGCGTGGTGAGCCCGTCGATGTGGCTGTTCGAGGTGCGCGACGACGAGCACGGCGGCACCGCGTACTGCTCGCTCAACGAGGGCCTGGGCAAGGTGCTCAGGTACGGCGCGTACGGCCCGGAGGTGCTCGACCGGCTGCGCTGGATGGACCGGGTGCTCGGCCCGGCGCTGGCGGCGACGCTGGAGCGTACGGGCCCGATCGACCTGCGCTCGCTGATCGCGCAGGCCCTGCAGATGGGCGACGAGCTGCACAACCGCAACAGGGCCGCCACCTCGCTGCTGCTGCGCGAGCTGGCCCCGGCCGTGGTGGAGGCGGCGCCGGGCGCGGCGGCCGGGGTGCTGCGCTTCGTCAACGGCAACGACCACTTCTTCCTCAACCTCGGGATGGCCGCGGCCAAGGCCGCCACGGACGCGGCCCGCGACGTGCCCGGCTCGTCCCTGGTCGTGGCCATGGCCAGGAACGGCACCGACTTCGGCGTCCAGGTGTCGGGGCTGGGCGGGCGCTGGTTCACGGGCCCGGCGGGGGTGCCTGACGGGCTCTACCTCGGCTCGTACGGCCCGCAGGACGCCAACCCGGACATCGGCGACTCCACGATCACGGAGACGTCGGGGCTGGGCGGGTTCGCGATGGCGGCGTCGCCGGCCATCGTGCGGTTCGTCGGCGGCGAGGTGGCGGACGCGGTGCGGGCCACCCGCTCCATGTACGAGATCACGCTCGCCGAGCATCCCGTCTACCAGATTCCCGGCCTCGGTTTCCGCGGCACACCGGTCGGCATCGACGTGACGCTGGTGGCGCGGACGGGCCTGCTGCCTGTGGTCAACACGGGCATCGCGGGCCGGATCGCGGGGACGGGCCAGGTCGGCGCGGGCCTGGTGGAGCCGCCTGCGGAGGCGTTCACCAGCGCGTTGCTGGCCCTGGCCGAGGCGCATAAGTGA
- a CDS encoding FAD binding domain-containing protein has translation MKPPPFTYHAPRDLPAALRTLAGVGGKVLAGGQSLIPMLNMRLAAPGHLVDINRVAGLDGIEVTPAGVTVGALARHADVERAGVHPLLTRALKLVAHPVIRNRGTVVGSLVHADPAAELPAVLAVLGGHVRVARWDGGITMRDVPAGEFFVGPMESAVEPGELAVSAFFPALGEGAGAAFEEVARRHGDYALAGVCAVVAPDAARVARIGVGTRPVVVELNGHQADWREAAALVRDATEPEGDIHASAAYRRHLVGVLAERALRDAAREGAAARGS, from the coding sequence GTGAAGCCGCCGCCGTTCACCTACCACGCGCCCCGCGACCTCCCCGCGGCGCTGCGCACGCTCGCGGGGGTCGGCGGGAAGGTGCTGGCAGGTGGGCAGAGCCTCATCCCGATGCTCAACATGCGGCTGGCCGCGCCCGGGCATCTCGTGGACATCAACCGGGTGGCCGGGCTCGACGGCATCGAGGTGACCCCCGCCGGGGTGACGGTGGGGGCGCTGGCCCGGCACGCGGACGTCGAGCGGGCCGGGGTGCACCCGCTGCTCACCCGGGCGCTCAAGCTGGTGGCCCACCCGGTGATCCGCAACCGGGGGACCGTGGTGGGCAGCCTCGTGCACGCCGACCCCGCCGCCGAGCTGCCCGCCGTGCTGGCGGTGCTGGGCGGGCACGTACGGGTGGCCCGCTGGGACGGAGGCATCACCATGCGGGACGTCCCGGCCGGGGAGTTCTTCGTCGGGCCCATGGAGTCGGCGGTCGAGCCGGGCGAGCTGGCCGTGTCAGCGTTTTTCCCGGCATTGGGAGAAGGGGCCGGGGCCGCGTTCGAGGAGGTGGCGCGGCGGCACGGCGACTACGCGCTGGCGGGCGTGTGCGCCGTGGTCGCCCCGGACGCCGCCAGGGTCGCTCGCATCGGGGTCGGCACGCGGCCCGTCGTGGTCGAGCTGAACGGGCATCAGGCTGACTGGCGGGAGGCGGCGGCCCTCGTGCGGGACGCGACCGAGCCGGAAGGCGACATCCACGCCTCCGCCGCCTACCGCAGGCACCTGGTGGGCGTGCTGGCCGAGCGGGCGCTGCGCGACGCGGCGCGGGAAGGGGCGGCGGCCCGTGGATCATGA
- a CDS encoding DUF2877 domain-containing protein, producing MTVSTSARRTRVHVTGAASTSVRPVLETQRRPARVLAAFPAGVYLEVRTDLEPSVIAVITGEATRLPNSVLLAGPLPHLTVGDDASVGDRLIELGPLSLNVRRWWDPAPPLGRLDPARLEDQLPADPPGAGLAGNGAVAMLASSCAKGWLLGAVTAAEQLVGLGPGLTPSGDDVLAGLLVTLRRLGTAAACEKAVWLAGWLAATVTFDARTRTTPISATLLHCAARGEASPEVTGVLRGVAGRQALEPALRRLHRLGHTSGADLAQGIAIGVAAVRSLSGAR from the coding sequence GTGACCGTCAGTACTTCCGCGCGGCGTACCCGCGTCCACGTCACGGGCGCGGCCAGCACCTCGGTCCGCCCCGTCCTCGAAACCCAGCGGCGCCCCGCGCGCGTGCTCGCGGCGTTCCCCGCGGGCGTGTACCTGGAGGTCAGGACCGATCTGGAGCCCTCGGTGATCGCCGTCATCACGGGCGAGGCCACGCGGCTGCCGAACTCGGTGCTGCTCGCGGGGCCGCTGCCGCACCTCACGGTGGGTGACGACGCCTCGGTGGGCGACCGGCTGATCGAGCTCGGCCCGCTGAGCCTGAACGTGCGCCGCTGGTGGGATCCGGCCCCGCCGCTGGGGCGGCTCGATCCGGCCCGGCTGGAGGACCAATTGCCGGCGGACCCGCCGGGCGCCGGGCTGGCGGGCAACGGCGCCGTGGCCATGCTGGCGAGCAGCTGCGCGAAGGGCTGGCTGCTGGGAGCGGTGACGGCGGCGGAGCAGCTCGTCGGGCTCGGCCCCGGGCTGACGCCGAGCGGCGACGACGTGCTGGCCGGGCTGCTGGTGACGCTGCGGCGCCTGGGCACGGCGGCGGCCTGCGAGAAGGCGGTCTGGCTGGCCGGCTGGCTGGCGGCGACCGTGACGTTCGACGCGCGCACGCGTACGACGCCGATCTCGGCCACGCTCCTGCACTGCGCCGCCAGGGGCGAGGCCAGCCCCGAGGTGACCGGGGTGCTGCGCGGCGTCGCGGGCCGCCAGGCGCTCGAACCCGCCCTGCGCCGCCTGCACCGCCTCGGCCACACCTCGGGCGCCGACCTGGCCCAGGGCATCGCCATCGGCGTGGCCGCCGTCCGGTCGCTGAGCGGGGCGCGATGA
- a CDS encoding uracil-xanthine permease family protein, with protein sequence MVVGWTKHGDGKRLAPGEVVRPDERLTWPRMVGFGAQHVIAMFGATFVFPLVMGLDPNVAVMMSGVATILFLLIVKGKVPSYLGTSASFVGGVFAIRAAAGGDTGGADAIVTGAILVAGLVLALAGLAIHFLGVQIIHRVFPPVVTGAVVMLIGFGLAFVVADVYWPQDHWVALVTMLITFVVIVAFKGFIGRIGVLVGLVAGFVLSWVLDRVAGPVTSVLPGANLRDAAGNACPAEGMYCVATAFPHDRVSFQSVADAPWFGLPSFHAPDFRTSAVLLVLPAVIALIAENIGHVKAVGEMTGTDVDPYVGRAVMADGVGTVVTSAVGGSPTTTYAENIGVMAATKVYSTAAYYIAGVIAILFGLCPKFGALVAATPGGVLGGVTVILYGMIGLLGAKIWIENRVNFADPVNMVPIGAGIILAIGPVKHFIGGDFTLEGIALGTLVVLGGYHLLRAIAGRSSEPVRSEAG encoded by the coding sequence ATGGTTGTGGGATGGACCAAGCACGGTGATGGCAAGCGACTGGCCCCCGGCGAGGTGGTCAGGCCCGACGAGAGACTGACCTGGCCCCGGATGGTGGGGTTCGGGGCGCAGCACGTGATCGCGATGTTCGGCGCGACGTTCGTCTTCCCGCTGGTCATGGGGCTGGACCCGAACGTGGCCGTGATGATGTCCGGCGTCGCGACGATCCTGTTCCTGCTCATCGTGAAGGGGAAGGTGCCCAGCTACCTGGGCACCAGCGCGTCCTTCGTCGGCGGCGTGTTCGCGATCAGGGCGGCGGCCGGCGGCGACACCGGCGGCGCGGACGCGATCGTGACCGGCGCCATCCTGGTCGCCGGGCTCGTCCTGGCGCTGGCCGGGCTGGCCATCCACTTCCTCGGCGTGCAGATCATCCACCGGGTCTTCCCGCCCGTGGTCACCGGCGCGGTCGTGATGCTGATCGGGTTCGGGCTGGCGTTCGTGGTGGCGGACGTGTACTGGCCGCAGGACCACTGGGTGGCGCTCGTCACGATGCTGATCACGTTCGTGGTGATCGTGGCGTTCAAGGGGTTCATCGGGCGGATCGGGGTGCTGGTCGGGCTGGTGGCCGGGTTCGTGCTGTCGTGGGTGCTGGACAGGGTGGCGGGGCCGGTCACGTCCGTGCTGCCCGGCGCCAACCTGCGGGACGCCGCGGGGAACGCCTGCCCGGCCGAGGGCATGTACTGCGTGGCGACGGCCTTCCCGCACGACCGGGTGAGCTTCCAGTCGGTGGCCGACGCGCCGTGGTTCGGGCTGCCGAGCTTCCACGCGCCCGACTTCAGGACCTCGGCCGTGCTGCTGGTGCTGCCCGCCGTGATCGCGCTGATCGCGGAGAACATCGGGCACGTCAAGGCCGTCGGGGAGATGACCGGGACGGACGTGGACCCGTACGTGGGCCGCGCCGTCATGGCCGACGGCGTCGGCACCGTGGTCACCAGCGCCGTCGGCGGCTCGCCCACCACCACCTATGCCGAGAACATCGGCGTCATGGCGGCCACCAAGGTGTACTCGACCGCCGCCTACTACATCGCCGGCGTCATCGCGATCCTGTTCGGGCTCTGCCCCAAGTTCGGCGCGCTCGTCGCGGCCACGCCCGGCGGCGTGCTCGGCGGCGTGACCGTGATCCTCTACGGGATGATCGGGCTGCTCGGCGCGAAGATCTGGATCGAGAACCGGGTGAACTTCGCCGATCCCGTGAACATGGTTCCGATCGGGGCGGGAATCATCCTGGCCATCGGACCTGTGAAGCACTTCATCGGCGGCGATTTCACGCTCGAGGGCATCGCGCTCGGCACGCTCGTGGTGCTGGGCGGCTACCACCTGCTGCGGGCCATCGCGGGCCGCAGCTCCGAGCCCGTCAGGAGCGAGGCAGGGTGA
- a CDS encoding PucR family transcriptional regulator, whose amino-acid sequence MEPPVRLASTGTIIHGVSVGEVLGVSTLAEARLIAGESGLGRIVQRLNVMEVPDILAWVKPHELLLTTGYPLRNTPQSLGRLVADLDERGLAALAIKLGRYVDELPAEMVEQADRLGFPLILLPNDVGFDDILNQVLTDILNRQAAVLARAEEAHRALVQVVLAGGGLDEVTAEVAQLLDVAVAAVDGSGRVLATAGPGDHVTVLRESISREGPPTSPPRTPAARARSFASVPVLAGGHHHGRIVAYSPAAAIRDSDVGILERAATVAALVVTRQEAVNAVESKYRADFLRDVLTGRAGTAERVTARARAFGWDLARPVTVLVAELDPDGDERSAQDRLVSCWTASIRRHDPHGAVAGFSHEVVAVVDAALDAARVAKDAASAFADVPPATFSTGTSRPSPGAETLPEAYSQALKAARVGRQLHGPGAVAHFDQLGVYRLLSLVNDTEELHAFVRETLGPLASDDDAENADLRRTLQSLLETNLNVAETARRLHFHYNTLRYRIGKLERLLGNFTDDPHLRLNLTLALHVLRMRGI is encoded by the coding sequence ATGGAGCCCCCCGTCCGTCTCGCCAGCACCGGCACGATCATCCACGGCGTTTCCGTGGGAGAGGTGCTCGGCGTGTCCACCCTCGCCGAGGCCAGGCTGATCGCGGGGGAGAGCGGGCTGGGCCGCATCGTGCAGCGGCTCAACGTCATGGAGGTGCCCGACATCCTGGCCTGGGTCAAGCCGCACGAGCTGCTGCTCACCACCGGCTACCCGCTGCGCAACACGCCGCAGTCGCTCGGCCGGCTGGTCGCCGACCTCGACGAGCGCGGGCTGGCGGCGCTGGCCATCAAGCTGGGCCGCTACGTCGACGAGCTGCCCGCCGAGATGGTGGAGCAGGCCGACAGGCTCGGCTTCCCGCTCATCCTGCTGCCCAACGACGTCGGCTTCGACGACATCCTCAACCAGGTGCTCACCGACATACTCAACCGCCAGGCCGCCGTGCTCGCCCGCGCCGAGGAGGCGCACCGGGCGCTGGTCCAGGTGGTGCTGGCCGGCGGCGGCCTGGACGAGGTCACCGCGGAGGTGGCGCAGCTCCTCGACGTGGCGGTGGCGGCCGTGGACGGCTCCGGCCGCGTGCTGGCCACCGCAGGGCCCGGCGACCACGTGACCGTCCTGCGCGAGTCCATCTCCCGCGAGGGGCCGCCCACCTCGCCTCCCCGTACGCCCGCCGCGCGCGCCCGCTCGTTCGCCTCGGTGCCCGTGCTCGCCGGCGGCCACCACCACGGCAGGATCGTCGCCTACAGCCCCGCCGCGGCGATCAGGGACAGCGACGTCGGCATCCTGGAACGTGCCGCCACCGTCGCCGCCCTCGTCGTCACCCGGCAGGAGGCGGTCAACGCCGTCGAGAGCAAGTACCGCGCCGACTTCCTGCGCGACGTGCTCACCGGCAGGGCCGGCACGGCGGAGCGGGTCACCGCCCGCGCGCGGGCGTTCGGCTGGGACCTGGCGCGGCCGGTGACCGTGCTGGTGGCCGAGCTCGACCCCGACGGCGACGAGCGCAGCGCCCAGGACCGCCTCGTCTCCTGCTGGACGGCCTCGATCAGGCGGCACGACCCGCACGGCGCCGTCGCCGGTTTCTCGCACGAGGTGGTGGCGGTCGTGGACGCCGCGCTCGACGCCGCCCGGGTGGCCAAGGACGCCGCCTCCGCCTTCGCCGACGTGCCGCCCGCCACGTTCTCCACCGGCACCTCCCGGCCCAGCCCCGGCGCGGAGACGCTGCCGGAGGCGTACTCGCAGGCGCTGAAGGCTGCCAGGGTGGGGCGGCAGCTGCATGGGCCGGGGGCGGTGGCGCACTTCGACCAGCTCGGCGTCTACCGGCTGCTGTCGCTGGTGAACGACACCGAGGAGCTGCACGCGTTCGTCCGCGAGACGCTGGGCCCGCTGGCCTCCGACGACGACGCCGAGAACGCCGACCTGCGGCGCACGCTGCAGTCGCTGCTGGAGACGAACCTGAACGTCGCGGAGACGGCCAGGCGGCTGCACTTCCACTACAACACGCTGCGCTACCGGATCGGCAAGCTGGAGCGCCTGCTCGGCAACTTCACCGACGACCCGCACCTGCGGCTCAATCTCACGCTGGCCCTGCACGTGCTGCGGATGCGGGGCATCTAG
- a CDS encoding (2Fe-2S)-binding protein translates to MDHEITLVVNGTARRCRVPARRLLSDCLRHDLGLTGTHVGCEHGVCGCCTVLLDGRPVRSCLTFAVTVDGAEITTVEGLAGRDGGMSAVQRAFAECHGLQCGFCTPGFLCTVTALLEENPAPTDDEVIDGISGNLCRCTGYQNIVKAVHRAAELLAEEA, encoded by the coding sequence GTGGATCATGAGATCACCCTCGTCGTGAACGGCACGGCCAGGCGGTGCCGCGTCCCCGCGCGGCGGCTGCTGTCCGACTGCCTGCGCCACGACCTCGGCCTGACCGGCACGCACGTGGGCTGCGAGCACGGCGTCTGCGGCTGCTGCACGGTGCTGCTCGACGGGCGGCCCGTACGGTCGTGCCTGACGTTCGCCGTGACCGTGGACGGCGCCGAGATCACCACCGTGGAGGGGCTGGCCGGGCGGGACGGCGGGATGTCGGCCGTGCAGCGGGCGTTCGCCGAGTGCCACGGGCTGCAGTGCGGCTTCTGCACGCCCGGCTTCCTGTGCACGGTGACGGCCCTGCTGGAGGAGAACCCGGCCCCCACGGACGACGAGGTGATCGACGGCATCTCGGGCAACCTGTGCCGCTGCACCGGCTACCAGAACATCGTCAAGGCCGTCCACCGGGCCGCCGAGCTGCTGGCGGAGGAAGCATGA
- a CDS encoding FdrA family protein, whose translation MTGLPQAVLVRRGAYHDSVTLMRVSRALSELPGVEAAMVAMATDLNVSILREMGFGVPETDPGDLLIAVRAKDPDAAAEEAERRLTEVDRPGTGSDEQPPLTTRSAAARGPADLVLVSTPGEYAFFEALDAIEAGLPVMIFSDGVTVAQERRLKELAEARDVLVMGPDCGTAAIGGAGLGFANVLTPGPVGVVSASGTGAQQVTCLLDRAGAGVSHVLGVGGRDLSAEVGGLSAARALRMLDEDPATELIVLVSKPPAPEVARAVLGQRLRTPVVPVLLGTPALAQAGGLAPAGDLTQAAEQALRALGRPVPEWPSWPAPPGTRPAPKRIRGLYSGGTLGTEAALVAGQGDFVDYGDDAYTRGRAHPMIDPTLRAEALARAGERDVVLMDVVLGHGADPDPAASLAPAVAGTPATVVIALIGTEGDPQDLHRQAAAFREAGAAVFTSNAQAARHARSLV comes from the coding sequence ATGACCGGCCTGCCGCAGGCGGTGCTGGTACGGCGGGGGGCCTACCACGACTCGGTCACCCTCATGCGGGTCAGCCGGGCGCTGTCGGAGCTGCCGGGCGTGGAGGCGGCCATGGTCGCCATGGCGACGGACCTCAACGTCTCGATCCTGCGGGAGATGGGCTTCGGCGTCCCGGAGACCGATCCGGGCGACCTGCTGATCGCCGTACGGGCGAAGGACCCGGACGCGGCCGCCGAGGAGGCCGAGCGCCGGCTCACCGAGGTGGACCGGCCGGGAACCGGCTCCGACGAGCAGCCGCCGCTGACCACCCGCTCGGCCGCCGCCCGCGGCCCCGCGGACCTCGTGCTGGTCTCCACCCCCGGCGAGTACGCCTTCTTCGAGGCCCTGGACGCCATCGAGGCCGGCCTGCCCGTCATGATCTTCAGCGACGGCGTCACCGTGGCCCAGGAACGCCGGCTGAAGGAGCTGGCCGAGGCCAGGGACGTGCTGGTCATGGGCCCCGACTGCGGCACCGCCGCGATCGGCGGCGCCGGGCTCGGCTTCGCGAACGTGCTCACCCCCGGCCCCGTCGGCGTGGTCTCCGCGTCCGGCACCGGGGCGCAGCAGGTGACGTGCCTGCTCGACCGGGCCGGCGCCGGCGTGAGCCACGTGCTCGGGGTGGGCGGCAGGGACCTGTCCGCCGAGGTGGGCGGCCTGTCGGCGGCGCGCGCGCTGCGCATGCTGGACGAGGACCCGGCCACGGAGCTGATCGTGCTCGTCTCCAAGCCGCCCGCTCCCGAGGTGGCCCGGGCGGTGCTGGGGCAGCGGCTGCGCACGCCCGTGGTGCCCGTCCTGCTGGGCACACCCGCGCTCGCGCAGGCGGGCGGCCTCGCGCCGGCCGGGGATCTCACGCAGGCCGCCGAGCAGGCGTTGCGGGCCCTCGGCAGGCCCGTCCCCGAGTGGCCGTCCTGGCCCGCCCCGCCAGGCACGCGCCCCGCGCCCAAGCGGATCAGGGGCCTGTACTCGGGCGGCACGCTGGGCACCGAGGCCGCGCTGGTCGCCGGCCAGGGCGACTTCGTCGACTACGGCGACGACGCCTACACCAGGGGCAGGGCACACCCGATGATCGACCCGACCCTGCGGGCGGAGGCGCTGGCCCGCGCCGGCGAGCGGGACGTGGTGCTCATGGACGTGGTCCTGGGCCACGGCGCCGACCCCGACCCGGCCGCCTCGCTGGCCCCCGCGGTCGCCGGCACCCCGGCCACGGTGGTGATCGCCCTGATCGGCACCGAGGGCGACCCCCAGGACCTGCACCGCCAGGCCGCCGCCTTCCGCGAGGCGGGCGCCGCCGTCTTCACCTCCAACGCCCAGGCCGCCCGCCACGCCAGGAGCCTGGTATGA